The sequence CGACGCATCCTCACAACGATATGGAAATAATTACGATTGTTTATGAAGGCGCGCTGGAGCATCGCGACAGTATGGGCAACGGCTCAGTCATTCGGCCTAATGACGTTCAGATAATGAGCGCAGGAAGCGGAATTACGCACAGCGAATTCAATCATTCAAAAGAAAAGCCCGTAAGGTTGCTGCAAATATGGATTTTCCCGAAGCGGAAGGGAATAACTCCGCGTTACGTCGAAAAGAACTTCCCTGAAGAAGACAGAATCAACCGATTACAACTGCTGGTTTCGCCTTCGGAAGACGAAGGCTCTCTTCTTATTAACCAGGATGTAAAATTGTATCGCTCAGTCCTAAAAGAAAACAATAATATCGATTTTAACATTGCGCCCGGAAGGAAAGTCTGGGTGCAATTGATATCGGGCAGTCTGAAAATAAATGAATATACAATGAGCGGCGGCGACGGACTGGCTGTTGAAAACGAAAGCTTATTAAAAATTAGTTCGCTCGCCGATTCGGATTTTTTACTTTTCGATCTACGATAAACCCGAGATTTTTTCCCACTCGGCTATAGCTTCCGGGAATGGCTCAAGAGCCCGCGGTACCGCTCCGTGCATATACGAAATTGCCACTCCGTAATTTACAATCGGCACATCCATATATTTTGCTTGTTTTATACGCGTTTGCATCATCTTTCTTGTAAGAGTGCATCCACCGCAATGGATTATCAGTTTATAATCGCCCAGATTATCCGGGAAATCGTGTCCGCTGACTATATCAATTTCGAGGTTTTTTTTCGTATGAAGCCTAAGCCACCTCGGAATTTTTACTCTGCCGATATCGTCTTCCTGCGCATGGTGCGTACAGGCTTCGGCGATTAATACTTTATCTCCGTTTTTAAGTTCTTCTATTCTTCGTAAACCTTTAACATATTCAGTCAGGTCGCCTTTATATCTTGCCATCAGAATCGAAAATGTAGTCAGGGGAAT comes from Melioribacter roseus P3M-2 and encodes:
- a CDS encoding pirin family protein; protein product: MLKIRKSHERGVTRLDWLVSYHTFSFGGYFDPDNTNFGDLRVINEDLVMPSAGFPTHPHNDMEIITIVYEGALEHRDSMGNGSVIRPNDVQIMSAGSGITHSEFNHSKEKPVRLLQIWIFPKRKGITPRYVEKNFPEEDRINRLQLLVSPSEDEGSLLINQDVKLYRSVLKENNNIDFNIAPGRKVWVQLISGSLKINEYTMSGGDGLAVENESLLKISSLADSDFLLFDLR